The Thermus neutrinimicus genome includes a window with the following:
- the cas3 gene encoding CRISPR-associated helicase Cas3': MDIAVAALNLWAKSGDPFHPLLAHMLDTAAVAWAILEREPGRTRKLYAADWELGEEEALRWVAFLAGLHDLGKASPVFQAAWEEGAQRVWDSGLTWNRELVKESWVAHGVFTELYVKEALEALKLPDHISFKIAKALGAHHGFLPRGDELRKGRLHVRVEEALWKEVRNHLVQRLAKSLGLALPLGVGVRDLAEPGALRVMALASFADWIASDPNFFPYGRNPAHEGYWQEALSLARKALEALPWPSLQPGGVRPFEELFPSLLPNPLQASVVEALGASFQEPTLLLVEAPMGLGKTEAALYAYHVLREQLDHRGLYVALPTQATANGLFSRVRDFLENLAVGQRWELQLQHGAAPLNPLYAELQEKAMPTKVYEDGRGEEGGVAASAWFSAKKRAMLAGHGVGTLDQALLGVLRVKHHFIRLWGLMNRVVVLDEVHAYDTYTSGLLKSLLTWLKALGSSVVLMTATLPQAKREELLRAWLGDGQGNPSLSLPPYPRVCAFGQGGMVAGRTFTLEGKTLLLEAAPVEVRELADALKARLPGVVGAIVNTVDRAQNLYQALGEGARVTLEELLEGLGPGPNGGTWPDLMEIKGEKGQEIVGKRLADGTWVFLLHARFPAEERALREAIALALFGKHGPRPEKAILVATQVAEQSLDLDFDYLYSDLAPIDLLLQRAGRLHRHPRRRPEGHEKPVLGVGGLAGSKGEDGPSFGGELHWDKVYEDYVLLSTWFSLKGRDQVALPQDLEGLLQEVYERLPEVFPQGLRARAQKAYEKLRERAMKDSRIAENLALARLERLLSGVDAAALVAGLGLDDEEEKRETQRLLTRLGDPAVSVVPLYRQKEGWSLDPEGRHPARLEGQLQGDEVLALWSRAVRLSRHPIPRSLWDEDPPPAWHKSGLLRGLRLLEVGRTFPLEKGALRVELDPELGVVYRRV; this comes from the coding sequence GTCTGGGACTCCGGCCTCACCTGGAACCGGGAGCTGGTAAAGGAAAGCTGGGTGGCCCATGGGGTCTTCACCGAACTCTATGTCAAGGAGGCTTTAGAAGCCCTGAAGTTGCCCGACCATATATCGTTCAAAATCGCCAAGGCCCTGGGAGCGCACCACGGGTTTTTGCCTCGAGGGGATGAACTCAGGAAGGGCCGGCTCCACGTGAGGGTGGAAGAGGCCCTTTGGAAGGAGGTGAGGAACCACCTGGTGCAAAGGCTGGCGAAGAGCCTGGGGCTGGCCTTGCCCCTGGGGGTAGGGGTGAGGGACCTTGCCGAACCCGGCGCGCTTCGGGTGATGGCCTTGGCCTCCTTCGCCGACTGGATCGCCTCAGACCCCAATTTCTTCCCCTATGGCAGAAACCCCGCGCATGAGGGTTACTGGCAAGAGGCCTTATCCCTGGCCAGGAAGGCCCTCGAGGCGCTCCCCTGGCCTAGCCTGCAACCAGGGGGTGTCCGCCCCTTTGAAGAGCTTTTCCCTTCCCTTCTTCCAAACCCTCTGCAGGCCAGCGTGGTGGAGGCTTTGGGGGCCTCTTTCCAGGAACCCACCCTCCTTCTGGTGGAAGCCCCCATGGGCCTTGGGAAGACCGAGGCGGCCCTCTATGCTTACCACGTGCTCCGGGAACAACTGGACCATCGGGGCCTGTACGTGGCCTTGCCCACCCAGGCCACGGCCAATGGCCTGTTTTCCCGGGTGAGGGATTTTCTGGAGAATCTGGCGGTTGGCCAACGGTGGGAGCTCCAGCTTCAGCATGGTGCTGCCCCCCTTAACCCCCTATACGCCGAGCTCCAGGAGAAGGCCATGCCCACAAAGGTTTACGAGGATGGGCGTGGGGAAGAGGGAGGGGTGGCCGCTTCCGCCTGGTTTTCCGCCAAGAAAAGGGCCATGCTGGCGGGCCACGGGGTGGGCACCCTGGACCAGGCGCTCCTGGGCGTGCTCAGGGTCAAGCATCATTTCATCCGCCTTTGGGGCTTGATGAACCGCGTCGTGGTCCTGGACGAGGTGCACGCCTACGACACCTATACCTCGGGCCTCCTCAAGTCCCTGCTTACCTGGCTTAAGGCCCTGGGATCCAGCGTGGTGCTCATGACGGCCACCCTTCCCCAGGCCAAGCGGGAGGAGCTCCTCAGGGCGTGGCTGGGCGACGGCCAGGGGAACCCCTCCCTTTCCCTTCCCCCATACCCCAGGGTTTGCGCCTTCGGCCAAGGGGGTATGGTGGCAGGGCGGACCTTTACGTTGGAAGGGAAAACCCTTCTCCTCGAGGCGGCCCCTGTGGAGGTTAGGGAGCTGGCCGATGCGCTGAAAGCCCGTTTGCCAGGGGTGGTGGGCGCCATTGTGAACACGGTGGACCGGGCACAAAACCTCTATCAGGCCCTGGGTGAGGGGGCAAGGGTCACCCTGGAAGAACTTTTGGAGGGTTTGGGACCGGGGCCAAACGGGGGTACCTGGCCCGACCTCATGGAGATCAAGGGGGAAAAGGGGCAGGAGATCGTGGGCAAACGCTTGGCGGACGGCACGTGGGTCTTTCTTCTCCACGCCCGTTTTCCTGCAGAGGAGCGGGCCTTGCGGGAGGCCATTGCCCTAGCCCTTTTTGGCAAGCACGGGCCCCGGCCAGAAAAGGCCATCCTGGTAGCCACCCAGGTGGCGGAGCAAAGCCTGGACCTGGACTTTGACTACCTCTATTCGGACCTGGCCCCCATAGACCTGCTCCTGCAGCGGGCAGGGCGGCTCCACCGCCACCCTCGGCGGAGGCCCGAGGGCCACGAGAAGCCCGTTTTGGGGGTGGGCGGCTTGGCGGGAAGCAAGGGGGAAGATGGTCCCTCCTTCGGCGGAGAACTTCACTGGGATAAGGTTTATGAGGATTACGTGTTGCTTTCCACCTGGTTTTCCCTCAAGGGTAGGGACCAGGTGGCCCTGCCCCAGGACCTCGAGGGGCTCTTGCAAGAGGTTTACGAACGCCTCCCTGAGGTCTTTCCCCAAGGCTTACGGGCCCGGGCCCAGAAGGCGTATGAGAAGCTTCGGGAGCGGGCGATGAAGGATAGCAGGATAGCGGAAAACCTCGCCCTAGCCCGCCTGGAAAGACTCCTCAGCGGGGTGGATGCCGCCGCCTTGGTGGCTGGCTTGGGCCTGGACGACGAGGAGGAAAAGCGCGAAACCCAACGCTTGCTCACCCGCTTGGGGGACCCGGCCGTGTCCGTGGTGCCCTTGTACCGCCAAAAGGAGGGGTGGTCCTTGGACCCCGAGGGGAGGCATCCTGCCAGGCTCGAGGGGCAACTCCAGGGGGATGAGGTCCTGGCCCTGTGGAGCCGGGCCGTGCGCCTTTCCCGCCACCCCATTCCCCGGAGCCTTTGGGATGAGGATCCGCCCCCAGCTTGGCATAAAAGCGGGCTCCTCCGGGGGCTAAGGCTCTTGGAGGTGGGGCGCACCTTCCCCCTGGAGAAAGGGGCTTTAAGGGTGGAGCTGGACCCTGAGCTTGGGGTGGTGTACCGCCGTGTTTAA